A window of the Helianthus annuus cultivar XRQ/B chromosome 4, HanXRQr2.0-SUNRISE, whole genome shotgun sequence genome harbors these coding sequences:
- the LOC110866891 gene encoding zinc finger BED domain-containing protein RICESLEEPER 2-like, producing MSQNTQDPHNTCTLYKPPMLVRSEYNIWQRWMGHVLAQQNTGCWKSVIFGPHVPMLPSEEDPMVQVPKKPENYSEHYFQKIELDAKAFSIVATTLDIYAGLLHCNSAKELWDALKEKFSGTEEVIENNREIKKLNMNDSQKKVGKKKDKKSYVESNSIKVDLENDSSMNMDVEDDEVHSVEVADTNDSDDNKSRVKRQRKERSIVWQYFTKLKKKAVGGKVPSKCNKCNHIIIYDSKQGTGNHSKHIKSCYGSSFKDVGQMILNSDMKLKSSTFSQSTFREMLVAAIAMHELPLSFVDYKGFRDLFKYLQHDVNIISRNIVKSDLLKMYKREKEKVKEMLMESPGRLCLTSDLWTSIATDGYLAITVHFMDKEWVLQKRVLSFSFMPPPHTGVALCEKVFSILVEWGIENKIFSMTLDNASSNDTFIGLLREQLNKKLPLVSRDGLKQIDECIYKVRESIKYVKGSQQRKEKFIECVQLLSLKRKKGLRQDVVTRWNSTFLMLDSALFYRRAFCHLELSDSNYKHCPNALEWEKIGKMCSFLGVFYDITNVFSGTKYPTANLYYPHVFMAYLTLKEGMGSEDEYMRNMANLMMTKFQKYWSDFSLTLAIVVVLDPRYKLHFIEWSYSQVYGRDSKEYEYVDEVLHTTFHEYVELNMDGGSSTTSNVTSTSDVSKGVEETGDDDSTSVFGVRARLKCFDQFQSKKFLANKKSKLQLYLDESRVDRNSNLDVLTFWKANEFRYPTLARMARDF from the exons ATGTCTCAAAACACACAAGATCCTCATAACACTTGCACCCTGTATAAACCACCTATGCTTGTCAGATCTGAGTATAATATCTGGCAACGTTGGATGGGTCATGTACTTGCACAGCAAAACACCGGATGCTGGAAATCGGTTATCTTTGGACCACATGTCCCGATGTTGCCGAGTGAAGAAGATCCCATGGTCCAAGTACCTAAGAAACCTGAAAATTACTCCGAGCATTATTTTCAGAAAATTGAgttagatgctaaagcatttagtatagTTGCTACAACACTTGATATCTATGCTGgcctgttacattgtaacagtgcaaaGGAGTTATGGGATGCACTAAAAGAGAAGTTTAGTGGTACAGAAGAGGTTATTGAGAACAACAGGGAG ATTAAGAAACTCAATATGAATGATTCTCAAAAGAAGGTGGGAAAGAAGAAGGATAAGAAGTCCTAT GTGGAGTCAAATTCTATCAAAGTTGATCTAGAAAATGACAGCTCAATGAATATGGATGTGGAAGACGATGAAGTTCACTCTGTGGAGGTAGCTGATACAAACGATAGTGATGATAACAAATCAAGAGTAAAGAGACAACGAAAGGAAAGATCTATTGTGTGGCAATACTTCACTAAACTTAAAAAGAAAGCAGTCGGTGGAAAAGTTCCAAGCAAGTGCAACAAATGTAATCATATTATCATATATGATAGCAAGCAAGGTACGGGGAATCattcgaaacacataaaatcttgCTATGGTTCTAGTTTCAAAGATGTTGGTCAAATGATTTTAAATAGTGACATGAAATTAAAGTCATCTACGTTTTCTCAAAGTACGTTCCGCGAGATGCTTGTAGCTGCTATCGCTATGCATGAGTTACCTTTGTCATTTGTTGATTATAAGGGATTTAGAGATTTATTTAAGTATCTGCAACATGATGTCAATATCATCTCTAGAAATATTGTAAAATCTGATTTACTGAAAATGTATAAGAGAGAAAAGGAAAAGGTCAAAGAAATGCTTATGGAATCACCTGGGAGGTTATGCCTAACTTCAGATTTGTGGACGTCTATTGCTACTGATGGGTATTTAGCAATTACAGTTCACTTTATGGATAAAGAATGGGTTTTGCAAAAAAGAGTTTTATCGTTTTCTTTCATGCCACCACCTCATACCGGTGTTGCTTTGTGTGAAAAAGTGTTTTCTATTTTAGTAGAGTGGGGCatagaaaataaaatattttctatgACATTAGATAATGCTTCTTCTAATGACACTTTCATTGGGCTTTTAAGAGAACAACTAAATAAAAAATTACCACTTGTTTCTAGGG ATGGGTTAAAGCAAATTGATGAGTGTATTTACAAAGTGAGAGAGAGTATCAAGTATGTTAAAGGGTCGCAACAAAGGAAGGAAAAGTTTATAGAGTGTGTTCAGTTGCTTTCTTTGAAAAGGAAAAAGGGGTTAAGGCAAGACGTTGTTACTAGGTGGAATTCTACCTTTTTAATGCTTGATAGTGCCCTTTTTTATCGACGCGCCTTTTGCCATTTAGAATTGAGTGATTCTAATTATAAGCATTGTCCGAATGCATTAGAGTGGGAAAAGATTGGAAAGATGTGTTCTTTTCTTGGAGTGTTTTATGATATCACAAATGTTTTTTCGGGTACAAAATATCCAACTGCAAACTTGTATTACCCACATGTTTTTATGGCTTACTTGACTTTGAAAGAGGGTATGGGTTCAGAAGACGAGTATATGAGAAACATGGCTAACTTGATGATGACAAAGTTTCAGAAATATTGGTCTGATTTTAGTCTTACTTTAGCCATAGTTGTGGTGTTGGATCCTAGATACAAATTGCACTTTATCGAGTGGAGTTATTCACAAGTTTATGGACGTGATAGCAAGGAATATGAATATGTTGATGAGGTTTTGCACACTACTTTTCATGAATATGTAGAGTTAAATATGGATGGTGGTTCTTCTACAACTTCAAATGTCACAAGTACTTCAGATGTTAGCAAAGGGGTTGAGGAAACGGGAGATGATGATTCAACAAGTGTCTTTGGAGTTAGAGCTAGACTTAAG TGTTTTGATCAGTTTCAAAGTAAAAAATTTCTAGCTAACAAAAAATCAAAATTGCAATTGTATTTGGATGAGTCAAGAGTTGATAGGAACTCGAACTTAGATGTTTTGACTTTTTGGAAGGCCAATGAGTTTAGATATCCTACACTTGCAAGGATGGCAAGAGACTTTTAG
- the LOC110868512 gene encoding uncharacterized protein LOC110868512: MAKRELSSTLRNLKFMQRGAKKEENTKKEEEVIPDGNFGSYITKKCMVIMEGDPSPGAIKGRMSFQSFNPSIDKLNEEASNPRQSDGDATSSGDQGGKPSNREDGESVSLNNNKTNGDLKRKQAEATTDVQLTNKSENIIEGNPGSSSNNSRKKSHKRGKLDFNVLRSPKSQNRTG, translated from the exons ATGGCGAAGCGCGAGTTATCAAGCACATTGAGGAACTTGAAG TTCATGCAAAGAGGGGCAAAGAAGGAGGAGAACACCAAAAAGGAAGAAGAGGTCATACCTGATGGAAATTTTGGATCTTACATCACCAAAAAATG TATGGTTATTATGGAAGGGGATCCTAGTCCAGGGGCCATTAAAGGCCGGATGTCATTTCAAAGTTTTAATCCATCTATTGAT AAATTGAACGAGGAGGCTTCAAACCCAAGACAATCTGACGGTGATGCAACATCCTCTGGTGATCAAGGAGGGAAACCATCCAATAG AGAGGATGGAGAATCGGTAAGCTTGAATAACAATAAAACGAACGGAGACCTCAAAAGGAAACAAGCTGAAGCCACAACAGATGTACAACTTACCAATAAATCAGAAAATATTATCGAAGGCAACCCGGGTTCTTCCTCAAATAACAGTAGGAAAAAATCTCATAAGCGAGGAAAGCTCGACTTCAATGTTTTAAGATCGCCAAAGAGTCAAAACAGAACGGGCTGA